From Pseudomonadota bacterium, a single genomic window includes:
- a CDS encoding NAD(+)/NADH kinase, whose amino-acid sequence MKIGLVVKKDLKAEEKADELEKWLIEKKIKVVRKEYLPPSPVYSDKTKEKAPSGLFFVLVLGGDGTFLTAVRWIGDQDIPVLGVKFGDVGFLAETSEAHLYDAVEAILTNRFSTSSRMRLLVKVFRNDKEIASETVLNDIVINKGALARLAHIQTYINDHYLTTYRADGLIVATTTGSTAYSLAAGGPVVHPSVPAIIMTPICPFTLTNRPLIIPDTSIIKINLEKPLSNIMLTFDGQQGIKISKKDVLVVQKGKKPIRMITVPGLDYFDVLKTKLRWSGGRV is encoded by the coding sequence ATAAAGATAGGCCTGGTTGTAAAAAAAGATCTCAAAGCTGAAGAAAAAGCCGATGAGCTTGAAAAATGGCTGATCGAAAAAAAGATAAAAGTTGTCAGAAAAGAATATCTTCCTCCAAGTCCCGTTTATTCCGATAAGACAAAGGAAAAAGCTCCTTCAGGCCTTTTTTTTGTGTTGGTGCTTGGAGGTGATGGTACTTTTCTTACCGCTGTACGCTGGATAGGAGATCAGGATATTCCTGTTCTTGGGGTGAAATTCGGGGATGTCGGATTTCTTGCCGAAACATCAGAGGCCCACCTCTATGATGCTGTTGAAGCTATTCTTACTAACAGGTTTTCCACCAGTTCCAGAATGCGTCTTCTTGTAAAAGTATTTCGAAACGATAAGGAAATTGCCAGTGAAACGGTTTTAAATGATATTGTAATCAACAAGGGAGCCCTTGCAAGACTTGCGCATATTCAGACATATATAAACGACCATTATCTTACTACATACAGGGCTGATGGGCTTATTGTCGCAACTACTACAGGATCGACGGCTTATTCCCTTGCAGCAGGCGGGCCGGTTGTGCATCCTTCAGTTCCGGCGATAATAATGACACCCATTTGTCCTTTTACACTAACTAACCGTCCGCTGATTATTCCCGATACATCAATTATTAAAATCAATTTGGAAAAACCGCTTTCCAATATTATGCTTACATTTGACGGCCAGCAGGGTATAAAGATAAGCAAAAAAGATGTTCTGGTAGTACAAAAAGGCAAAAAACCTATCAGAATGATAACAGTTCCGGGCCTGGATTATTTTGATGTTTTGAAAACGAAGTTGAGATGGAGTGGCGGCAGAGTTTAA